The Streptococcus toyakuensis genome has a window encoding:
- the dnaG gene encoding DNA primase produces MVDKQVIEEIKNNANIVEVIGDVISLQKAGRNYLGLCPFHGEKTPSFNVVEDKQFYHCFGCGRSGDVFKFIEEYQGVPFMEAVQILGQRVGIEVEKPLYSEQRPVLPHQALYDMHEDAAKFYHAILMTTTMGEEARNYLYQRGLTDEVLKHFRIGLAPPERNYLYQRLSGQYSDEDFLDSGLFYLSDANQFVDTFHNRIMFPLTNDQGKVIAFSGRIWQKTDSQTSKYKNSRSTAIFNKSYELYHMDRAKKSSGKTSEIYLMEGFMDVIAAYRAGIENAVASMGTALSREHVEHLKRLTKKLILVYDGDKAGQAATLKALDEIGDMPVQIVSMPDNLDPDEYLKKNGPEDLAYLLTKTRISPIEFYIHQYKPENSENLQAQIEFIEKIAPLIVQEKSITAQNSYIHILADSLASFDYAQIEQIVNESRQAQRQNRMEGISRPTQITIPVTKQLSAIMRAEAHLLYRMMESPLVLNDYRLREDFAFATPEFQVLYDLLGQYGNLPPEVLAEQTEEVERAWYQVLAQDLPAEMSPQELSEVEMTRNKALLNQDNMRIKKKVQEASHVGDIDTALEELERLISQKRRME; encoded by the coding sequence ATGGTTGACAAACAAGTCATTGAAGAAATCAAAAACAATGCCAACATTGTGGAAGTCATAGGAGATGTGATTTCTTTACAAAAGGCAGGACGGAACTATCTAGGGCTCTGTCCTTTTCATGGTGAAAAAACACCTTCTTTCAACGTTGTAGAAGACAAGCAGTTTTACCACTGTTTTGGTTGTGGTCGCTCAGGTGATGTTTTTAAGTTCATTGAGGAGTACCAAGGTGTTCCCTTTATGGAGGCTGTCCAAATCTTAGGTCAGCGAGTTGGGATTGAGGTTGAAAAACCGCTTTATAGTGAACAAAGGCCAGTTTTGCCTCACCAAGCTCTTTATGATATGCACGAAGATGCAGCCAAATTTTATCATGCTATTCTCATGACAACGACTATGGGAGAAGAGGCCAGAAATTACCTTTATCAGCGTGGCTTGACAGATGAGGTGCTCAAGCATTTTCGGATTGGTTTGGCACCTCCAGAACGTAACTATCTCTATCAACGTTTGTCTGGTCAGTATAGTGATGAGGATTTTCTAGATTCAGGATTGTTTTACCTCTCGGATGCTAATCAATTTGTAGACACCTTTCACAATCGGATTATGTTTCCCCTGACAAATGACCAAGGAAAGGTTATTGCCTTTTCAGGTCGTATCTGGCAGAAAACGGATTCACAAACTTCTAAGTATAAAAATAGCCGATCTACTGCAATTTTTAACAAAAGTTACGAATTATATCATATGGATAGGGCAAAAAAATCTTCTGGTAAAACCAGTGAGATTTACCTCATGGAAGGATTCATGGATGTCATTGCAGCTTATCGGGCTGGAATCGAAAATGCTGTAGCGTCCATGGGAACAGCCTTGAGTCGAGAGCATGTTGAGCATCTAAAAAGGTTAACCAAGAAGTTGATTCTTGTATACGATGGTGATAAGGCTGGGCAAGCTGCGACATTGAAAGCGCTGGATGAAATTGGTGATATGCCTGTGCAAATTGTCAGCATGCCTGATAACTTGGATCCAGATGAGTATCTAAAAAAAAATGGTCCAGAAGACTTGGCCTATCTATTAACGAAAACTCGTATTAGTCCGATTGAGTTCTACATTCACCAGTACAAACCTGAAAATAGTGAAAATCTGCAGGCTCAAATTGAGTTTATTGAAAAAATAGCTCCCTTGATTGTTCAAGAAAAGTCTATCACTGCTCAAAACAGCTATATTCATATTTTAGCTGACAGTCTGGCGTCCTTTGATTATGCCCAGATTGAGCAGATTGTGAATGAGAGTCGTCAGGCGCAAAGACAGAATCGCATGGAAGGAATTTCCAGACCGACGCAAATCACCATCCCTGTCACCAAGCAGTTATCAGCTATTATGAGGGCTGAAGCCCATCTACTTTATCGAATGATGGAGTCCCCTCTTGTTTTGAATGATTATCGTTTGCGAGAAGACTTTGCATTTGCCACACCTGAATTTCAGGTCTTATATGACTTGCTTGGCCAGTATGGAAATCTTCCTCCAGAAGTTTTAGCAGAACAGACAGAGGAAGTTGAAAGAGCTTGGTACCAAGTTTTAGCTCAGGATTTACCTGCTGAGATGTCACCTCAGGAACTTAGTGAAGTAGAAATGACTCGAAACAAGGCTCTCTTGAATCAGGATAATATGAGAATCAAAAAGAAGGTGCAGGAAGCTAGCCATGTAGGAGATATCGACACAGCCTTAGAAGAATTGGAACGTTTAATTTCCCAAAAGAGAAGAATGGAGTAA
- the rpoD gene encoding RNA polymerase sigma factor RpoD, translating into MATKQKEVTTFDVQVAEFIRNHKQKGTATDDEINASLVIPFTLDADGIEDLLQRIQDAGISITDNEGNPSARVLSTEEEPELSDEDLIGSTSAKVNDPVRMYLKEIGVVPLLTNEEEKELALAVEAGDIEAKQRLAEANLRLVVSIAKRYVGRGMQFLDLIQEGNMGLMKAVDKFDYSKGFKFSTYATWWIRQAITRAIADQARTIRIPVHMVETINKLVREQRNLLQELGQDPTPEQIAERMDMTPDKVREILKIAQEPVSLETPIGEEDDSHLGDFIEDEVIENPVDYTTRIVLREQLDEVLDTLTDREENVLRLRFGLDDGKMRTLEDVGKVFNVTRERIRQIEAKALRKLRQPSRSKPLRDFIED; encoded by the coding sequence ATGGCAACAAAACAAAAAGAAGTAACAACATTTGACGTACAAGTAGCAGAATTTATCCGTAATCATAAGCAAAAAGGGACAGCAACAGATGATGAAATCAATGCTAGTCTAGTCATTCCTTTTACCTTGGATGCTGATGGGATTGAAGACCTTTTGCAACGAATTCAGGATGCAGGGATTTCAATCACAGATAACGAAGGAAATCCAAGTGCGCGTGTTCTTAGCACTGAAGAAGAGCCAGAACTCAGCGATGAGGACTTGATTGGATCAACTTCGGCTAAGGTTAATGACCCTGTTCGTATGTACTTGAAAGAAATCGGGGTCGTACCTCTCTTGACCAATGAAGAGGAAAAAGAATTGGCACTGGCTGTTGAAGCCGGCGATATCGAAGCCAAACAACGTCTTGCGGAAGCTAACCTTCGTTTGGTTGTTTCTATTGCCAAGCGCTATGTTGGTCGTGGTATGCAGTTCCTTGATTTGATTCAAGAAGGGAACATGGGCTTGATGAAGGCGGTTGACAAGTTTGACTATTCTAAAGGATTCAAGTTCTCAACTTACGCAACTTGGTGGATTCGTCAAGCCATCACTCGTGCCATTGCGGATCAAGCTCGTACCATCCGTATCCCAGTTCATATGGTTGAAACCATCAATAAATTGGTTCGTGAGCAGCGTAACCTCCTTCAAGAATTAGGACAAGATCCAACACCTGAGCAAATCGCTGAACGTATGGATATGACACCTGATAAGGTTCGTGAAATCTTGAAGATTGCCCAAGAACCGGTATCCCTTGAAACTCCTATCGGTGAAGAGGATGATAGCCACCTTGGGGACTTTATCGAAGATGAAGTGATTGAAAATCCAGTGGACTATACAACTCGTATCGTCTTGCGTGAGCAGTTGGATGAGGTTTTGGATACTCTTACAGACCGTGAAGAAAATGTTCTGCGTCTCCGTTTTGGTCTAGATGATGGAAAAATGCGCACCCTTGAAGATGTGGGTAAAGTCTTTAACGTAACCCGTGAGCGTATTCGTCAGATTGAAGCCAAGGCTTTAAGAAAACTACGTCAACCAAGTCGTAGCAAACCGCTTCGTGATTTTATTGAAGACTAA
- a CDS encoding metal-sulfur cluster assembly factor, producing MAYTEEQIENIKTRILSALEEVIDPELGIDIVNLGLIYEIRFDGDTGQTEIDMTLTTMGCPLADLLTDQIYDAMTEVPEVTDTEVKLVWYPAWTVEKMSRYARIALGIK from the coding sequence ATGGCTTATACAGAAGAGCAAATTGAAAACATCAAAACACGAATTTTATCAGCCTTGGAAGAAGTTATTGACCCTGAGTTGGGAATCGATATTGTCAATCTTGGTTTGATCTATGAAATTCGTTTTGACGGTGACACAGGACAAACAGAGATTGATATGACTTTGACAACCATGGGTTGTCCTCTAGCAGACCTTTTGACAGACCAGATTTATGATGCTATGACAGAGGTTCCAGAAGTAACGGATACTGAGGTCAAATTAGTTTGGTATCCAGCCTGGACTGTTGAAAAAATGAGTCGCTATGCACGTATTGCCCTAGGCATTAAGTAA
- the cpoA gene encoding alpha-galactosylglucosyldiacylglycerol synthase, whose amino-acid sequence MEKKKLRINMLSSSEKVAGQGVSGAYRELVRLLHRDAKDQLIVTENLPIEADVTHFHTIDLPYYLSTFQKKRSGRKIGYVHFLPDTLEGSLKIPFFIKGIVKRYVFSFYNRMEHLVVVNPMFIEDLVAAGIPREKVTYIPNFVNKEKWHPLPQEEVARLRTELGLSDNQFIVVGAGQVQKRKGIDDFIRLAEELPQITFIWAGGFSFGGMTDGYERYKKIMENPPKNLIFPGIVSPERMRELYALADLFLLPSYNELFPMTILEAASCEAPIMLRDLDLYKVILEGNYRATADREEMKEAILEYQANPDALKDLKEKAKNISREYSEEHLLQIWLDFYEKQAALGRK is encoded by the coding sequence ATGGAAAAAAAGAAATTACGCATCAATATGTTGAGTTCAAGTGAGAAAGTAGCAGGACAAGGAGTTTCAGGTGCTTACCGTGAATTAGTTCGTCTTCTTCACCGTGATGCCAAGGACCAATTGATTGTTACAGAAAATCTTCCAATAGAGGCAGATGTGACTCACTTTCATACAATTGATCTCCCCTATTATTTATCAACATTCCAGAAGAAACGATCAGGAAGGAAAATTGGCTATGTGCATTTCTTACCTGATACACTCGAGGGGAGTTTGAAAATTCCATTTTTCATAAAGGGAATTGTGAAACGCTATGTATTTTCTTTTTACAACCGGATGGAGCACTTGGTGGTGGTCAATCCTATGTTTATTGAGGATTTAGTGGCAGCTGGTATTCCACGTGAAAAAGTGACCTATATCCCTAACTTTGTCAACAAGGAAAAATGGCATCCGCTTCCACAGGAAGAGGTAGCGAGACTGCGTACAGAGCTAGGTCTTAGTGACAATCAGTTTATCGTAGTAGGTGCTGGTCAAGTTCAGAAACGCAAAGGGATTGACGATTTTATCCGTCTGGCTGAGGAATTGCCGCAAATTACCTTTATCTGGGCAGGTGGTTTCTCTTTTGGTGGTATGACAGATGGTTATGAACGCTACAAGAAAATCATGGAAAATCCCCCTAAAAATTTGATTTTTCCAGGTATTGTATCGCCAGAGCGGATGCGCGAATTGTATGCCCTAGCGGATCTTTTCTTGCTTCCTAGTTACAATGAACTCTTTCCTATGACTATCCTAGAAGCTGCCAGTTGTGAAGCTCCGATTATGTTGCGTGATTTAGATCTTTATAAGGTAATTTTGGAGGGCAATTATCGGGCGACAGCAGATAGAGAAGAGATGAAAGAAGCTATTCTGGAATATCAAGCGAATCCTGATGCTTTAAAAGATTTGAAAGAAAAAGCTAAGAATATTTCTAGAGAGTATTCTGAAGAGCATCTGTTACAAATCTGGTTGGACTTTTATGAGAAACAAGCCGCTTTAGGGAGAAAGTAA
- a CDS encoding glycosyltransferase family 4 protein, translating into MRIGLFTDTYFPQVSGVATSIRTLKTELEKQGHAVFIFTTTDKDVNRYEDWQIIRIPSVPFFAFKDRRFAYRGFSKALEIAKQYQLDIIHTQTEFSLGLLGIWIARELKIPVIHTYHTQYEDYVHYIAKGMLIRPSMVKYLVRGFLHDVDGVICPSEIVRDLLSDYKVKVEKRVIPTGIELAKFERPEIKQENLKELRSKLGIQEDEQMLLSLSRISYEKNIQAVLAAFAEVLKEEDKVKLVVAGDGPYLDDLKEQAKKLEIQDYVIFTGMIAPSETALYYKAADFFISASTSETQGLTYLESLASGTPVIAHGNPYLDNLISDKMFGTLYYGEHDLAGAILEALIATPDMNEHTLSEKLYEISAENFGKRVHEFYLDSIISNNFQKDLAKDDTVSQRIFKTVLYLPQKVVAVPVKGSRRMLRASKTQLISIRDYWKDHEE; encoded by the coding sequence ATGCGAATTGGTTTATTTACAGATACCTATTTTCCTCAGGTTTCAGGTGTTGCGACCAGTATTCGAACCTTGAAAACCGAACTTGAAAAGCAGGGACATGCTGTTTTTATATTTACAACGACAGATAAGGATGTCAATCGTTATGAAGATTGGCAAATTATCCGCATTCCAAGTGTTCCTTTCTTTGCTTTTAAGGATCGCCGCTTTGCCTATCGAGGATTCAGCAAGGCGCTTGAAATTGCTAAACAATATCAACTGGATATTATCCATACTCAGACAGAATTTTCTCTTGGCTTGTTGGGAATTTGGATTGCGCGTGAATTGAAGATTCCAGTCATCCATACCTATCACACCCAATACGAAGACTACGTGCATTATATTGCTAAGGGGATGTTGATTCGTCCTAGTATGGTCAAGTACTTAGTAAGAGGTTTCCTGCATGATGTGGATGGGGTTATTTGCCCGAGTGAGATTGTCCGTGACTTGCTATCTGACTATAAGGTCAAGGTTGAAAAAAGGGTCATTCCAACTGGGATTGAATTAGCCAAGTTTGAGCGTCCAGAAATCAAGCAAGAAAATCTAAAAGAACTGCGTAGTAAATTAGGGATTCAAGAGGACGAACAGATGTTGCTTAGTCTTTCCAGAATTTCCTATGAAAAAAATATTCAAGCAGTACTAGCAGCCTTTGCAGAAGTTCTGAAAGAAGAAGACAAGGTCAAACTGGTGGTAGCTGGGGATGGTCCTTATCTGGATGACCTCAAAGAGCAAGCCAAGAAACTAGAGATTCAAGACTACGTCATCTTTACAGGCATGATTGCTCCTAGTGAGACGGCTCTTTACTATAAGGCGGCGGATTTCTTCATCTCGGCATCGACAAGTGAAACGCAAGGTTTGACATACTTGGAAAGCTTAGCCAGTGGAACACCTGTCATTGCACATGGAAATCCTTATCTGGACAACCTGATCAGTGATAAAATGTTTGGAACCTTGTATTACGGTGAACATGATTTGGCTGGTGCTATTTTAGAGGCCCTGATTGCAACACCAGACATGAATGAGCATACTTTATCAGAGAAGTTGTATGAGATTTCAGCTGAAAACTTTGGGAAACGAGTACATGAGTTTTATCTGGATTCCATCATTTCAAATAACTTCCAGAAAGATTTAGCCAAAGATGATACGGTCAGCCAGCGTATCTTTAAGACGGTTTTGTATCTTCCGCAAAAGGTGGTCGCTGTACCGGTAAAAGGCTCTAGACGCATGCTGAGGGCTTCAAAAACACAGTTAATCAGCATCAGAGATTATTGGAAAGACCATGAAGAATAG
- a CDS encoding PspC domain-containing protein, protein MKKQLMRSGSDQKIAGVCAGVANYFDIDPTIVRVIWGVLAFCYGAGIVAYIILWIIAPVSSDY, encoded by the coding sequence ATGAAAAAACAATTGATGAGAAGTGGTAGTGATCAAAAAATTGCTGGAGTATGTGCTGGGGTCGCAAATTATTTTGATATTGATCCGACTATTGTTCGTGTAATATGGGGTGTTCTTGCATTTTGTTATGGGGCAGGAATTGTAGCTTATATCATTTTATGGATTATTGCACCAGTATCAAGTGACTATTGA
- a CDS encoding DUF4044 domain-containing protein translates to MAFGDNGKRKKTMFEKLTLLIVLIMLVASLLGIFATAIGALSNL, encoded by the coding sequence ATGGCATTTGGAGATAATGGAAAACGTAAAAAAACGATGTTTGAGAAATTAACCTTGCTTATCGTGCTTATCATGTTAGTAGCAAGTTTATTGGGAATTTTTGCAACTGCAATTGGTGCCCTCAGTAATCTATAA
- the obgE gene encoding GTPase ObgE → MSMFLDTAKIKVKAGNGGDGMVAFRREKYVPNGGPWGGDGGRGGNVVFVVDEGLRTLMDFRYNRHFKAESGEKGMTKGMHGRGAEDLRVRVPQGTTVRDAETGKVLTDLIEHGQEFIVAHGGRGGRGNIRFATPKNPAPEISENGEPGQERELQLELKILADVGLVGFPSVGKSTLLSVITSAKPKIGAYHFTTIVPNLGMVRTQSGESFAVADLPGLIEGASQGVGLGTQFLRHIERTRVILHIIDMSASEGRDPYEDYLAINKELESYNLRLMERPQIIVANKMDMPESQENLVEFKKKLAENYDEFEELPAIFPISGLTKQGLATLLDATAELLDKTPEFLLYDESDMEEEAYYGFDEEEKSFEISRDDDATWVLSGEKLMKLFNMTNFDRDESVMKFARQLRGMGVDEALRARGAKDGDLVRIGKFEFEFVD, encoded by the coding sequence ATGAGTATGTTTTTAGATACGGCCAAGATTAAGGTTAAGGCTGGTAATGGTGGTGATGGCATGGTTGCCTTTCGCCGTGAAAAATATGTCCCTAATGGCGGTCCTTGGGGTGGTGACGGTGGTCGTGGAGGAAATGTGGTCTTCGTTGTAGACGAAGGGTTACGGACTTTGATGGATTTCCGCTACAATCGTCATTTCAAGGCTGAATCTGGTGAAAAAGGGATGACCAAAGGAATGCATGGTCGTGGTGCTGAGGACCTTAGAGTTCGAGTACCACAAGGTACGACGGTGCGTGATGCAGAGACTGGCAAGGTCTTGACAGATTTGATTGAGCACGGTCAAGAATTTATTGTAGCTCACGGTGGTCGCGGTGGACGTGGAAATATTCGATTTGCGACACCAAAAAATCCTGCACCGGAAATCTCTGAAAATGGAGAACCAGGTCAGGAACGTGAGTTGCAATTGGAACTAAAAATCCTTGCGGATGTTGGTTTAGTAGGCTTCCCATCTGTAGGGAAATCAACACTTTTAAGTGTTATCACATCTGCTAAACCAAAAATCGGTGCCTACCACTTTACCACTATTGTGCCAAATCTAGGTATGGTTCGTACCCAATCAGGAGAATCCTTTGCAGTAGCAGATTTACCAGGTTTGATTGAAGGGGCTAGTCAAGGTGTTGGTTTGGGAACCCAGTTCCTCCGTCACATTGAGCGTACACGTGTTATCCTTCATATTATTGATATGTCAGCTAGTGAAGGACGTGATCCATATGAGGATTATCTTGCAATCAATAAAGAATTAGAGTCATATAATCTTCGTCTCATGGAGCGTCCACAGATTATTGTAGCTAATAAGATGGACATGCCTGAGAGTCAGGAAAATCTTGTAGAATTCAAGAAAAAATTGGCTGAAAACTACGATGAATTTGAAGAGTTACCAGCTATTTTCCCAATATCTGGTTTAACTAAGCAAGGTTTGGCAACGCTTTTGGATGCGACAGCTGAATTGTTAGATAAGACACCAGAATTCTTGCTCTACGACGAGTCAGATATGGAAGAAGAAGCTTACTATGGATTTGACGAGGAAGAAAAATCCTTTGAAATTAGCCGTGATGACGATGCTACATGGGTACTTTCTGGTGAAAAACTCATGAAACTCTTTAATATGACCAACTTTGATCGTGACGAGTCTGTCATGAAATTTGCCCGCCAGCTTCGTGGTATGGGGGTTGATGAAGCCCTTCGTGCTCGTGGTGCTAAAGATGGGGACTTGGTCCGCATTGGTAAATTTGAGTTTGAATTTGTAGACTAG
- a CDS encoding arginine repressor: protein MNKSEHRHQLIRALVTKNKIHTQAELQALLADNDIQVTQATLSRDIKSMNLSKVREEDNSYYVLNTGSISKWEKRLEIYMEDALVLMRPVQHQVLLKTLPGLAQSFGSIIDALSFSDAIATLCGDDVCLVICEDAEAAQKCFEELKKFAPPFFFEE, encoded by the coding sequence ATGAATAAATCTGAACACCGGCACCAACTCATACGAGCTCTTGTAACGAAAAACAAGATTCATACTCAAGCTGAGCTACAAGCTCTTCTTGCTGATAATGATATTCAAGTTACACAAGCTACACTTTCGAGAGATATTAAAAGCATGAACCTCTCAAAAGTACGTGAAGAAGACAACTCTTACTACGTGCTCAATACAGGCTCTATCTCAAAATGGGAGAAACGTCTCGAAATCTACATGGAAGATGCTCTTGTCTTGATGCGTCCAGTTCAACACCAAGTCCTACTAAAAACCCTTCCTGGACTTGCGCAATCCTTTGGTTCTATCATTGATGCATTAAGTTTCTCTGACGCTATCGCTACTCTCTGTGGTGATGATGTCTGCCTTGTCATCTGTGAAGATGCAGAAGCTGCTCAAAAATGCTTTGAAGAACTGAAAAAATTCGCTCCACCATTTTTCTTTGAAGAATAA
- a CDS encoding Xaa-Pro dipeptidyl-peptidase: MRFNQFSYLALPRDTIIFELKKYGFDLPVNITNKKMLEAFLIRFFFNYKDSAYPLSSLAVDKETDLLTFFQSNKELTADIFYTVAFQLLGFSYLVDFEESEVFRKETGFPIVYGDLIENLYQLLNTRTKKGITLIDQLVSDGLIPEDNDYHYFNGKSLATFSSHDVIREVVYVESRVDTDQKGLPDLVKVSIIRPRFDGQIPAIMTASPYHQGTNDKASDKALYKMEGELEVKPAHKIELEEPQVNLVQPQGQAELVSEAEERLTHINASYTLNDYFLPRGFANLYVSGVGTKDSTGFMTNGDYQQIEAYKNVIDWLNGRCRAFTDHTRQRQVKADWSNGKVATTGLSYLGTMSNGLSTTGVDGLEVIIAEAGISSWYNYYRENGLVTSPGGYPGEDFDSLAELTYSRNLLAGDYIRGNEAHQADLEKVKEQLDRKSGDYNQFWHDRNYLLNADKVKAEVVFTHGSQDWNVKPLHVYQMFHALPTHINKHLFFHNGAHVYMNNWQSIDFRESMNALLTKKLLGQDTDFQLPTVIWQDNTAPQTWLSLDTFGGQENFETFSLGQEEKVIQNQYPDKDFERYGKTYQTFNTELYQGKTNQITIDLPVTKDLHLNGRAQLNLRIKSSINKGLLSAQLLEFGQKKYLQPYPAVLSARTIDNGRYHMLENLNELPFRENTQRVVTKGYLNLQNRNDLLLVEDIKADEWMDIQFELQPTIYKLKEGDTLRLVLYTTDFEITIRDNTAYHLTVDLEQSTLILPCQKA, from the coding sequence ATGCGTTTTAATCAATTCAGCTATTTAGCGCTACCTAGAGATACAATTATCTTTGAATTAAAAAAGTATGGGTTTGATTTACCAGTCAATATTACAAATAAAAAAATGCTTGAAGCGTTTCTTATTCGTTTCTTTTTTAATTATAAAGATAGTGCCTATCCTCTATCCAGTTTGGCAGTTGATAAAGAAACTGACTTACTGACTTTTTTTCAGTCAAACAAAGAGTTGACTGCAGATATTTTCTACACTGTAGCCTTTCAACTTTTAGGCTTTTCTTATTTGGTTGACTTCGAAGAAAGTGAAGTTTTCCGTAAAGAGACTGGATTTCCCATTGTATATGGTGACTTGATTGAAAATCTCTATCAGTTACTCAATACTCGCACCAAAAAGGGAATTACTCTTATCGACCAACTTGTTAGTGACGGTCTTATTCCGGAGGATAATGACTACCACTACTTTAACGGCAAGAGTTTGGCTACTTTTTCTAGCCATGATGTCATTCGAGAAGTCGTTTACGTTGAGTCTCGTGTCGATACTGACCAAAAGGGTTTACCTGACTTAGTCAAGGTCAGCATCATTCGACCTCGTTTTGATGGACAAATCCCTGCTATCATGACAGCTAGTCCCTACCATCAGGGAACAAATGACAAGGCTAGCGACAAGGCTCTCTACAAGATGGAGGGCGAGCTCGAGGTTAAGCCTGCTCATAAGATTGAGCTAGAAGAACCTCAAGTCAATCTTGTCCAACCTCAAGGCCAAGCTGAGCTTGTGTCAGAAGCTGAGGAAAGGCTAACTCACATCAACGCTAGCTATACACTCAACGACTACTTCCTTCCACGAGGTTTTGCTAATCTCTATGTGTCAGGTGTTGGTACTAAAGACTCTACTGGTTTCATGACTAATGGAGACTACCAGCAAATCGAGGCTTATAAGAATGTCATCGATTGGCTCAATGGTCGTTGCCGCGCCTTTACCGACCATACGCGCCAGCGTCAAGTAAAGGCTGACTGGTCAAACGGAAAAGTAGCCACAACTGGACTTTCTTATCTAGGTACCATGTCCAATGGTCTTTCGACTACAGGTGTAGATGGTTTAGAGGTTATCATTGCCGAGGCTGGTATTTCTTCTTGGTACAACTACTACCGTGAAAACGGTCTGGTAACTAGCCCAGGTGGTTACCCAGGTGAGGACTTTGATTCCCTTGCTGAACTGACCTACTCTCGCAATCTCTTGGCCGGCGACTATATCCGTGGTAATGAGGCTCACCAAGCTGACTTAGAAAAAGTAAAAGAGCAGTTAGATCGCAAATCTGGTGACTACAATCAATTTTGGCATGACCGCAACTATCTGCTCAATGCTGATAAAGTAAAGGCAGAGGTTGTCTTTACCCATGGTTCACAGGATTGGAATGTCAAACCACTTCATGTTTACCAGATGTTCCATGCTCTTCCTACTCATATAAATAAGCACCTCTTTTTCCATAATGGCGCCCATGTGTACATGAACAACTGGCAGTCCATTGACTTCCGTGAGTCCATGAACGCCTTATTGACAAAGAAATTACTGGGACAAGATACAGATTTCCAACTTCCTACTGTCATTTGGCAGGACAATACAGCCCCTCAGACTTGGCTATCACTTGATACCTTCGGTGGGCAAGAAAACTTTGAAACCTTCTCACTTGGTCAAGAAGAGAAAGTCATTCAAAACCAGTACCCAGATAAGGATTTTGAGCGCTATGGTAAGACCTACCAGACCTTCAATACAGAACTCTATCAAGGAAAAACCAATCAGATTACTATTGACCTTCCTGTAACCAAAGATCTTCACTTGAACGGTCGTGCCCAACTCAATCTTCGTATCAAATCCAGTATAAATAAGGGGCTCTTATCTGCCCAACTGCTAGAATTTGGACAGAAGAAATACCTGCAACCTTATCCAGCTGTTTTAAGTGCTAGAACCATTGACAACGGTCGCTACCATATGTTGGAAAATCTCAACGAATTGCCTTTTCGTGAAAATACACAACGAGTCGTGACAAAAGGCTACCTCAATTTACAAAATAGAAATGATTTACTGTTAGTAGAGGATATTAAGGCAGATGAATGGATGGATATCCAGTTTGAACTGCAACCGACTATTTACAAGTTAAAAGAAGGAGATACTCTTCGTTTAGTACTCTATACTACTGACTTTGAAATCACAATCCGTGATAACACCGCTTACCACCTGACTGTTGATCTTGAACAGTCTACTCTTATCCTACCTTGTCAAAAGGCATAA